From one Erythrolamprus reginae isolate rEryReg1 unplaced genomic scaffold, rEryReg1.hap1 H_60, whole genome shotgun sequence genomic stretch:
- the LOC139155798 gene encoding uncharacterized protein, protein MESVGFHLMMVASCIRTQDWFRGSFRVVEIKRTQPTSLRRKSLQRASSQFVDTRTGEIVSTRGGRTHRQNTRRFDSKKSSNTRNHPVNQPAKSQRPNFRNASPSARDSSPKSFRFGKTGNHQSQGINPPNRQQSSSNRKKTGYLPSYLDNLPNAQPPPWDSPQKQGYHPRSQVKSKNSGSSSRELYNQQNPQLGQNNHKTKWRKSKDMFEAASEIVEDIKDLYTPYKSSEGGNSISHDANPADSKRKGDEVKYVVGETVRNAPVEDPESYILGSPIAKMDFRFNDSEEKRWNENRHRFATHVYHPNSIQPISREGVALANSLGRASGHNPQNNAVSDLHFSFENALFLIHPFAISIITLITPFLIF, encoded by the exons ATGGAGTCTGTTGGTTTCCACTTGATGATGGTCGCGTCATGTATCAG AACACAGGATTGGTTCAGAGGCAGTTTTCGAGTTGTAGAGATAAAAAGAACACAACCAACCTCTTTGAGAAGAAAGAGTCTTCAAAGAGCCTCTTCTCAATTTGTTGACACGAGG ACTGGGGAAATTGTCTCCACTAGAGGAGGACGCACCCACCGTCAAAATACAAGACGCTTTGACTCAAAGAAATCTTCTAACACACGGAATCATCCTGTGAATCAGCCTGCCAAATCACAACGACCCAACTTCCGAAACGCTTCACCTTCTGCACGGGACAGCTCTCCAAAATCATTCAGATTCGgaaaaacaggaaatcatcaatcaCAGGGGATCAACCCCCCAAATCGTCAACAATCTTCGTCCAACCGCAAAAAAACAGGATATCTTCCATCATATTTGGACAACCTCCCAAACGCACAACCTCCCCCATGGGACAGCCCTCAAAAACAAGGATATCATCCACGATCTCAGGTCAAATCTAAAAATTCTGGGTCTTCCTCACGCGAACTATATAACCAACAAAACCCTCAATTGGGACAGAATAATCACAAAACTAAATGGCGCAAGTCGAAGGATATGTTTGAAGCTGCAAGTGAGATTGTAGAAGATATTAAAGACCTTTATACTCCCTACAAGTCTTCAGAAGGAGGCAATTCCATATCTCATGATGCCAACCCAGCAGACTCAAAGCGAAAGGGTGATGAAGTGAAATATGTAGTGGGGGAAACTGTTAGAAATGCTCCAGTGGAAGACCCCGAGAGCTACATCTTAGGCAGCCCCATAGCCAAGATGGATTTTCGTTTTAATGACAGTGAGGAAAAACGGTGGAATGAAAACCGTCACCGTTTTGCCACCCATGTTTACCACCCAAACTCTATCCAGCCAATTTCAAGAGAAGGAGTAGCTTTGGCTAATAGTCTTGGAAGAGCCAGTGGACACAATCCCCAAAACAATGCTGTGTCTGATTTGCATTTCTCTTTTGAGAATGCTTTGTTTCTCATTCATCCTTTTGCCATTTCAATCATTACCTTAATCACTCCTTTCCTGATCTTCTAA